A genome region from Akkermansiaceae bacterium includes the following:
- a CDS encoding CTP synthase, with protein MKYIFVTGGVVSSLGKGLAAASIGTLLEARGLKTLMQKFDPYLNVDPGTMSPYQHGEVYVLDDGAETDLDLGHYERFTSGVMSQMNNLTSGQVFDSVIKKERKGEYLGKTVQFIPHVTDEIKERMHKVTKCNPEVDVLITEIGGTVGDMEGLLFIEALRQFALEVGKENVCFIHVTLLPYIKAAGEAKTKPTQQSVAKLRELGIQPDIIICRTETDLDEDNRKKIAMFCNVEKKNVVAFRDVAHTIYECPLDLRRDKIDRLVVDKIGLGHTPSPDLAKWETFVERIIHPTHNVTIAVAGKYIELQDAYKSIYESLVHAGAHHDTKVRIVRVEAEAIEEHGAREVIGDVDGILVPGGFGDRGIEGKILAARYARENGIPYFGICLGMQIATIEFARNMCGLAGANSTEFDKATPHPVICLQEEQKGIEDMGATMRLGSSESILFAGTKAADLYGNVDRINERHRHRYEVNSDYQDRLQEGGLIISSVSANEGLVEIIELADHPFYVGAQFHPEFLSKPNHPHPLFSGFVAAALKASGKA; from the coding sequence ATGAAATACATCTTTGTCACCGGCGGCGTTGTTTCCTCTCTCGGGAAAGGCCTCGCCGCAGCATCCATCGGAACCCTCCTTGAGGCGCGCGGCCTCAAGACCCTGATGCAGAAATTCGATCCCTACCTGAACGTCGATCCCGGCACCATGTCGCCCTATCAGCACGGCGAGGTCTATGTCCTCGACGACGGCGCGGAAACGGATCTCGACCTCGGCCACTACGAGCGCTTCACCTCAGGCGTCATGTCGCAGATGAACAACCTCACCTCCGGCCAGGTCTTCGACTCCGTCATCAAGAAGGAACGGAAGGGCGAATACCTCGGGAAAACCGTGCAGTTCATCCCCCACGTCACCGACGAGATCAAGGAGCGCATGCACAAGGTCACCAAGTGCAACCCGGAAGTCGATGTGCTCATCACCGAGATCGGCGGCACCGTCGGCGACATGGAGGGCTTGCTTTTCATCGAGGCCCTGCGCCAGTTCGCGCTGGAGGTGGGCAAGGAGAATGTCTGCTTCATCCACGTCACACTGCTGCCTTACATCAAGGCGGCGGGCGAGGCCAAGACCAAGCCCACCCAGCAATCCGTCGCAAAGCTGCGCGAGCTGGGCATCCAGCCGGACATCATCATCTGCCGGACGGAAACGGATCTTGATGAGGACAACCGCAAGAAAATCGCCATGTTCTGCAACGTCGAGAAAAAGAACGTCGTCGCCTTCCGCGATGTGGCCCACACCATCTACGAATGCCCCCTCGACCTGCGCCGGGACAAGATCGACCGCCTGGTGGTGGACAAGATCGGCCTCGGCCACACCCCTTCACCGGATCTCGCGAAATGGGAGACCTTCGTCGAGCGCATCATCCACCCCACCCACAATGTCACCATCGCCGTGGCTGGGAAATACATCGAGCTTCAGGACGCCTACAAATCCATCTACGAATCGCTCGTCCATGCCGGCGCACACCACGACACCAAGGTGCGGATCGTCCGCGTCGAGGCGGAGGCCATCGAGGAGCACGGCGCCCGGGAGGTCATCGGCGATGTGGATGGCATCCTTGTGCCCGGCGGCTTCGGGGATCGCGGCATCGAGGGCAAGATCCTCGCCGCCCGATACGCCCGCGAGAACGGCATCCCCTACTTCGGGATCTGCCTCGGCATGCAGATCGCAACCATCGAGTTCGCACGCAACATGTGCGGCCTGGCCGGGGCGAATTCCACCGAGTTCGACAAGGCCACCCCCCACCCCGTGATCTGCCTGCAGGAAGAGCAGAAGGGCATCGAGGACATGGGCGCGACCATGCGCCTGGGCTCCAGCGAGTCCATCCTCTTCGCCGGCACCAAGGCGGCGGATCTCTACGGCAACGTGGACCGAATCAACGAGCGCCACCGCCACCGCTACGAGGTGAATTCCGACTACCAGGACAGGCTCCAGGAAGGCGGCCTCATCATTTCCTCGGTCTCCGCGAACGAGGGTCTTGTGGAAATCATCGAACTGGCGGACCATCCCTTCTACGTCGGCGCGCAGTTCCACCCGGAGTTCCTCTCGAAGCCGAACCACCCCCACCCGCTTTTCTCAGGCTTCGTTGCCGCCGCCCTCAAGGCATCCGGGAAAGCCTGA
- a CDS encoding terpene cyclase/mutase family protein → MRVFPKILLFQCAALAVSANAQGLLDRGDQKVPAQVDLIYERGLRYLAEKQAEDGSWSDTAGREPGVVGLCVAAFLAHGEDPKNGPYAKVIGKGVEYIISKQSDTNGYIGTSMYNHAFATKALAESYGVVENPKLAEALKDAVDLIVSSQKRNRLGAWRYTPDSSDADTTVTGCQIVSLFAARNAGISVPDDSIKKALAYMNSCRGGDGSYGYTSSAGGKPTLTAIGSLCLSLAKEKDSKGYAASLSYLKKNLDYRDRYYPYYYEYYMSQALFHADADAWADWNARNIRYLGTIQSADGSFPGNQGQAFSTAGALLSLALNYRYLPIYEK, encoded by the coding sequence ATGAGGGTTTTCCCCAAGATCCTTCTGTTCCAGTGCGCCGCGCTTGCCGTTTCCGCAAACGCCCAGGGCTTGCTGGACAGGGGCGACCAGAAAGTCCCCGCACAAGTGGATCTCATCTATGAGCGCGGCTTGCGCTATCTCGCGGAGAAACAGGCTGAAGACGGGTCATGGAGCGATACCGCCGGCAGGGAGCCGGGCGTTGTCGGGCTCTGTGTGGCGGCATTCCTAGCACACGGGGAGGATCCGAAGAACGGCCCCTACGCAAAGGTCATCGGCAAGGGTGTCGAATACATCATCTCGAAGCAGAGCGACACGAACGGCTACATCGGCACAAGCATGTACAACCACGCCTTCGCCACCAAGGCGCTGGCCGAGTCCTACGGCGTGGTGGAGAATCCGAAGCTGGCCGAGGCGCTCAAGGATGCCGTGGATCTGATCGTCAGCTCGCAGAAGCGCAACAGGCTCGGCGCATGGCGCTACACGCCGGACAGCAGCGATGCGGACACCACCGTGACAGGCTGCCAGATCGTGAGCCTTTTCGCGGCACGGAACGCTGGGATCTCGGTGCCTGACGATTCGATCAAGAAAGCCCTGGCCTACATGAACAGCTGCCGGGGCGGCGATGGTTCCTATGGCTACACATCCTCGGCCGGCGGCAAGCCCACCCTCACCGCCATCGGTTCCCTCTGCCTTTCCCTGGCGAAGGAAAAGGACTCCAAGGGCTATGCGGCCAGCCTATCCTACCTGAAGAAAAACCTGGATTACCGCGATCGCTACTACCCGTATTACTACGAATATTACATGTCGCAGGCGCTGTTCCATGCGGATGCGGATGCCTGGGCGGATTGGAACGCCCGCAACATCCGCTACCTCGGCACGATCCAGTCCGCGGACGGCTCCTTCCCGGGTAACCAGGGACAGGCATTCAGCACCGCCGGGGCGCTCCTTTCGCTCGCGCTCAACTACCGCTACCTACCCATCTACGAAAAATGA
- a CDS encoding metal ABC transporter permease — protein MFEELLSSPFYQRTLAAAAFIGFTNGFFSGFVVLRRNALSVSALSHTMLPGIALGILVTGVLSQWNAFFGAMFAALLVGMGSVAVARGKRVAEGTSLAVLYTAAFALGVAILPKLDTRSELEHWLFGDILAVGNTDIWIAFSIGSVILLVTNLLMRPLLLTLFEPNVAAAQGVPVRVMQYLVFGMLVLALVSSLQAVGCVLSVGLLVTPAATVSLLTDKTSALFWGGGLIGGLGSVAAVVISSPLGVSPGPAIVILLGLLFILAYLFSPKYGLLSPKFLTKNQT, from the coding sequence ATGTTTGAGGAATTACTAAGCAGCCCCTTCTACCAGCGCACCCTCGCGGCGGCGGCCTTCATCGGTTTCACCAACGGGTTCTTCAGCGGCTTCGTTGTTCTGCGGCGGAACGCCCTTTCGGTTTCCGCGCTCTCCCACACCATGCTTCCCGGGATTGCGCTCGGCATCCTGGTCACCGGCGTTCTGAGCCAGTGGAATGCCTTCTTCGGCGCGATGTTCGCGGCGCTTCTCGTTGGCATGGGATCGGTTGCCGTGGCGCGGGGGAAACGGGTGGCGGAGGGGACCTCCCTGGCAGTCCTCTACACGGCGGCCTTCGCGCTCGGCGTTGCGATCCTACCGAAACTCGACACCCGTTCGGAGCTGGAGCACTGGCTCTTCGGCGACATCCTTGCGGTCGGCAACACCGACATCTGGATCGCGTTTTCCATCGGCTCGGTGATCCTGCTCGTGACCAACCTCCTCATGCGCCCGCTGCTGCTCACCCTGTTCGAGCCGAATGTGGCGGCGGCTCAGGGTGTGCCGGTGCGGGTGATGCAATACCTCGTCTTCGGCATGCTGGTGCTGGCGCTGGTGTCATCATTGCAGGCGGTCGGCTGCGTGCTTTCCGTGGGACTCCTCGTAACCCCCGCCGCGACGGTCTCGCTGCTGACCGACAAGACCTCCGCGCTGTTCTGGGGCGGTGGGCTCATCGGCGGACTCGGATCGGTCGCCGCCGTTGTCATTTCCAGCCCGCTTGGCGTCTCACCCGGCCCGGCGATTGTGATCCTTTTGGGACTGCTGTTTATTTTAGCCTACCTCTTCAGTCCGAAGTACGGTCTGCTTTCCCCGAAATTCCTCACGAAAAACCAGACATGA
- a CDS encoding phospho-sugar mutase has product MNDLPEQLSGAVASGELLESAKGNIESLLAGAASDLPMNTVKELVAAGNFGELNDRFFKTLAFGTGGLRGRTIGRTVTASEQGAGGPNGRPEFPCVGTATMNYYNVSRAVRGLIAYVKSHVGEGKKPSFAFAHDTRHFSKDFADFCARVCADLGCDAYVFDGPRSTPELSFAVRQLRCDSGVVITASHNPAHDCGFKAYFNDGAQIVEPHAAGIIAEVNAITSERYDALPEGERGKVTVLGADFDGKYVTLLKTLLLQPNLLDKAPIKVVFTNLHGTGGHINVPMLRGLGFEVLTVPEQDIQDGRFPTVESPNPENGPALRMAIELADREGAEIVIGTDPDADRMGVAVRDASGEMVLLTGNQIGSLMAWYRLRSMFDLGWLTNANRSRGVIVKTFVTTELQRAIADSFGVSVVDTLTGFKYIAAKLRKYEDAIPADRKGDYRSLSQESTRALRLEFSRFFVFGGEESYGYLGSDAVRDKDANGATLMFAEVAAYAKSVGKSLPELLDDLYKEFGYYQEIGKSLTMEGADGAAKIQALASSYANNPPTEIAGSEVTRFRDFSAQDIYDQEGDPLPKEKMLFFDLADGRSFAVRPSGTEPKIKYYLFGKSDVGDDLAETKAKVAASLDSLWAWIGGDAKGRG; this is encoded by the coding sequence ATGAACGACCTCCCCGAACAACTCTCCGGCGCCGTGGCATCCGGCGAACTCCTCGAATCCGCCAAGGGAAACATCGAATCGCTTCTCGCCGGCGCCGCCAGCGATCTGCCGATGAACACGGTCAAGGAACTCGTTGCTGCGGGAAATTTCGGGGAGCTCAACGACCGTTTCTTCAAGACCCTGGCCTTCGGCACCGGCGGCCTGCGTGGTCGCACGATAGGTCGCACCGTCACCGCCTCCGAGCAGGGCGCGGGCGGCCCGAACGGCAGGCCGGAGTTTCCCTGCGTCGGCACGGCGACGATGAATTACTACAACGTCTCACGCGCCGTGCGGGGGCTGATCGCCTACGTGAAATCCCATGTCGGCGAGGGCAAGAAACCGTCCTTCGCCTTCGCGCATGACACCCGCCATTTCTCCAAGGACTTCGCCGATTTCTGCGCGAGGGTCTGCGCCGACCTCGGTTGCGACGCCTATGTCTTCGACGGCCCGCGCTCGACTCCGGAGCTTTCCTTCGCTGTCCGCCAGCTCCGTTGTGATTCGGGCGTGGTCATCACCGCCAGCCACAACCCCGCGCACGACTGCGGCTTCAAGGCATACTTCAACGACGGTGCGCAGATCGTCGAGCCTCACGCGGCGGGGATCATCGCGGAAGTCAACGCGATCACAAGCGAGCGCTACGACGCGCTGCCGGAAGGCGAGCGGGGCAAGGTCACGGTGCTGGGCGCGGACTTCGATGGGAAGTACGTCACCCTTTTGAAAACCCTGCTGCTCCAGCCGAATCTGTTAGATAAGGCGCCGATCAAGGTGGTTTTCACCAACCTCCACGGCACCGGCGGGCACATCAATGTGCCCATGCTGCGAGGGCTCGGCTTCGAGGTGCTCACCGTGCCGGAGCAGGACATCCAGGATGGGCGCTTCCCCACCGTGGAATCGCCGAATCCCGAGAACGGCCCGGCGCTTCGGATGGCCATCGAGCTCGCCGACAGGGAGGGCGCGGAGATCGTGATCGGAACGGATCCGGATGCGGACCGGATGGGTGTCGCCGTGCGCGATGCCTCCGGGGAAATGGTGCTTCTCACAGGAAACCAGATCGGCTCGCTGATGGCCTGGTATCGCCTCAGGAGCATGTTCGACCTCGGTTGGCTGACCAACGCGAACCGCAGCCGTGGGGTGATCGTGAAAACCTTTGTCACGACGGAACTCCAGCGCGCCATCGCGGATTCCTTCGGCGTCTCCGTTGTCGATACCCTCACCGGCTTCAAATACATCGCCGCGAAGCTCAGGAAATACGAGGATGCGATCCCCGCGGATCGCAAGGGCGACTACCGCTCGCTTTCCCAGGAGTCCACCCGTGCGCTGCGTCTTGAGTTTTCACGATTCTTCGTCTTCGGCGGTGAGGAAAGCTACGGCTACCTGGGTTCCGACGCGGTGCGCGACAAGGATGCGAACGGTGCGACCCTGATGTTCGCGGAGGTGGCGGCCTACGCGAAATCCGTCGGGAAATCACTGCCGGAGTTGTTGGACGACCTCTACAAAGAGTTCGGCTATTACCAGGAGATCGGCAAGTCCCTGACCATGGAAGGCGCCGACGGAGCGGCGAAGATCCAGGCGCTGGCAAGCTCCTATGCCAACAACCCGCCGACGGAGATAGCCGGATCGGAGGTCACCCGTTTCCGCGATTTCTCCGCCCAAGACATCTACGATCAGGAAGGCGACCCACTGCCCAAGGAGAAAATGCTCTTCTTTGACCTTGCCGATGGCCGTTCCTTCGCCGTCCGCCCCTCCGGCACCGAGCCGAAGATCAAGTACTACCTCTTCGGGAAATCCGATGTCGGCGACGACCTCGCGGAAACGAAAGCCAAGGTCGCCGCCTCCCTGGATTCCCTCTGGGCATGGATCGGGGGGGACGCGAAGGGCAGGGGGTGA
- a CDS encoding ABC transporter ATP-binding protein produces MEEDHTSHECCAHHGHHHELVVEGLSVYYRDILALSGVSMATSCGNRVALIGPKRGGKSTLLKAIAGLVPRSSGEIRWRGTAVKKWSREFAYLPQREEIDWSFPITVRGLVEMGRYPQTGWWRKFSEEDTRAVDAALESLNLNELHHRQIRELSGGQQQRAFLARAIAQEAHVLLLDEPFTGLDRNASQLLGELLEKLAGEGRLIIASHHDIANAPALFDEVLVLNTQQVAFGAIGDVLTPQLVAETFSLPA; encoded by the coding sequence ATGGAGGAGGATCACACAAGCCACGAATGCTGCGCGCACCATGGACATCACCACGAACTGGTGGTCGAGGGCCTATCCGTATACTACCGCGACATCCTCGCACTCAGCGGGGTTTCGATGGCGACCTCCTGCGGAAACCGTGTGGCGCTGATCGGCCCGAAACGGGGCGGGAAATCGACTCTGCTAAAAGCGATCGCCGGGCTGGTGCCACGAAGCTCGGGCGAGATCCGTTGGCGGGGGACTGCTGTGAAAAAGTGGTCGCGTGAGTTCGCCTACCTTCCGCAGCGGGAGGAGATCGATTGGTCGTTTCCCATCACTGTCCGCGGCCTGGTCGAGATGGGGCGCTACCCACAGACCGGGTGGTGGCGGAAATTTTCCGAAGAGGACACGCGCGCCGTGGATGCTGCGTTGGAATCCCTGAACCTCAACGAACTCCATCACAGGCAGATCCGCGAGCTTTCCGGCGGGCAGCAGCAGCGTGCGTTCCTCGCACGCGCCATCGCGCAGGAGGCGCACGTCCTGCTCCTCGACGAACCTTTCACCGGCCTCGACCGCAACGCCTCGCAGCTTCTGGGCGAGCTGCTTGAAAAACTCGCGGGCGAGGGTCGGCTCATCATCGCTTCCCACCACGACATTGCCAACGCACCGGCGCTCTTCGACGAGGTGCTTGTGCTCAACACACAACAGGTCGCGTTCGGAGCCATCGGCGATGTGCTGACCCCGCAGCTTGTCGCAGAAACTTTTTCCCTCCCCGCCTGA
- the kdsB gene encoding 3-deoxy-manno-octulosonate cytidylyltransferase has product MAARKIFPNRSCRPEPGFIAWRNLFHCVSEKAQSQHVIGILPARWGSTRFPGKPLHPIAGKTLIQHVWERCQGAKLLSQVIVATDDSRIADAVATFGGRAVMTSPDHPTGTDRLAEAAKAIPEATHIINIQGDEPLIDPALIDELAQALIDDPDLHMVTAANPLDPADPAAADPNVVKTVLKANGHALYFSRSPLPFFRNPVPGLQVLRHKGIYGYRRDFLETFVTWPPSPLEQAESLEQLRALENGASIRVLITSDTSPGVDTPEQAADIERILRLEN; this is encoded by the coding sequence ATGGCGGCGCGGAAGATTTTCCCAAACCGTTCTTGCCGTCCGGAACCGGGCTTCATAGCTTGGCGCAACCTATTCCATTGCGTGTCAGAGAAAGCCCAAAGCCAACATGTCATCGGCATACTGCCCGCCAGATGGGGCTCCACGCGCTTCCCCGGGAAACCCCTCCACCCCATCGCCGGGAAAACACTCATCCAGCATGTATGGGAGCGCTGCCAGGGCGCGAAACTGCTTTCCCAGGTCATCGTCGCCACCGATGACAGCCGCATCGCCGATGCCGTCGCCACCTTCGGGGGGAGGGCGGTGATGACATCGCCAGACCACCCGACCGGCACCGACCGCCTTGCGGAAGCCGCGAAGGCGATCCCGGAAGCCACCCACATCATCAACATCCAGGGCGACGAGCCCCTCATTGACCCCGCCCTGATCGACGAACTCGCGCAGGCGCTCATCGACGATCCCGACCTGCACATGGTCACCGCCGCGAACCCACTCGATCCAGCGGATCCGGCGGCGGCCGATCCGAACGTGGTGAAAACCGTGCTCAAGGCCAACGGCCACGCCCTCTACTTCTCCCGCTCGCCCCTGCCCTTTTTTCGCAACCCCGTCCCCGGCCTGCAAGTCCTGCGCCACAAGGGAATCTACGGATACCGCCGCGACTTCCTCGAAACCTTCGTCACCTGGCCGCCCTCCCCGCTGGAGCAAGCGGAGTCCCTCGAGCAGCTCCGCGCCCTCGAGAACGGCGCAAGCATCCGCGTCCTCATCACCTCCGACACCTCCCCCGGCGTCGATACCCCGGAACAAGCGGCGGATATCGAACGCATCCTCCGCCTTGAGAATTGA
- a CDS encoding sulfatase, which produces MITKLSVFAAPCLAATLSAAAPRPNFLFVIADDQRWDAMGAVQREQGAKARFPWFETPSMDRLAAGGVRFRNAFITHSICSPGRAGFLTGQHSHVNGIMDNNTPFPENSVTHATLLRDAGYRTAYFGKWHMGHQKGQRPGFMHSASFIGQGVYQDCPFEINGVMTPTTGWVDDVSTDLAIAWLRENRSKAFSMVVGYKSPHNRRGGENLPERLRGAYEGKTTRPTPNCDIAAVYHKPLTEADKGRERGLSANSVHLDYLRHIKGIDENLGRLLDSLDELGLAEDTVVVYTSDNGYFLGERGLGDKRALYEEGLRLPFIVRYPRLFPKGKTVDEMVLNIDLAPTYLDLAGLPAQPAMHGRSFKALAEGETPPDWRTSFLSFYRKELGDTPTCRAIRTADAKLIVYPNRPEWNEVYDLANDPYELNRLPADGALGTRLQAELQKRMDAVGFSQ; this is translated from the coding sequence ATGATCACCAAACTCTCCGTTTTCGCTGCGCCCTGCCTCGCCGCCACCCTATCCGCAGCCGCGCCGCGCCCGAATTTCCTTTTCGTCATCGCCGACGACCAGCGCTGGGATGCGATGGGTGCCGTCCAGCGCGAGCAGGGCGCGAAGGCGCGCTTCCCGTGGTTCGAGACGCCATCCATGGATCGCCTCGCGGCGGGCGGCGTCCGTTTCCGCAACGCCTTCATCACCCACTCGATCTGCTCCCCCGGCCGCGCCGGTTTCCTGACCGGCCAGCACAGCCATGTGAACGGCATCATGGACAACAACACGCCGTTCCCGGAAAACTCGGTCACCCACGCCACGCTTCTGCGGGACGCCGGCTACCGCACCGCCTACTTCGGGAAATGGCACATGGGACACCAGAAGGGGCAGCGCCCCGGCTTCATGCACTCCGCCAGCTTCATCGGCCAGGGCGTCTATCAGGACTGCCCCTTCGAGATCAACGGCGTGATGACACCCACCACGGGCTGGGTCGATGATGTCAGCACGGATCTGGCCATCGCCTGGCTCAGGGAAAACCGCTCCAAAGCCTTTTCCATGGTCGTCGGCTACAAGAGCCCGCACAACCGGCGTGGCGGCGAAAACCTGCCCGAGCGCTTGCGCGGAGCCTACGAGGGGAAAACCACCCGCCCCACGCCCAACTGCGACATCGCGGCCGTCTATCACAAGCCCCTCACCGAAGCCGACAAGGGCCGAGAGCGCGGGCTTTCCGCGAACTCCGTGCACCTCGATTACCTGCGCCACATCAAGGGCATCGACGAGAACCTCGGCCGCCTGCTCGACAGCCTCGACGAGCTCGGCCTCGCCGAGGATACCGTGGTCGTCTACACCAGCGACAACGGCTACTTCCTGGGCGAGCGCGGCCTCGGCGACAAGCGCGCCCTCTACGAGGAAGGCCTGCGCCTGCCTTTCATAGTCCGCTACCCCCGCCTGTTCCCGAAGGGGAAAACGGTTGATGAAATGGTGCTCAACATCGACCTCGCCCCGACCTATCTCGATCTCGCCGGGCTGCCCGCCCAGCCCGCGATGCACGGGCGCAGCTTCAAGGCGCTCGCCGAGGGCGAAACGCCTCCGGACTGGCGCACATCTTTCCTTTCCTTCTACCGCAAGGAGCTCGGCGACACCCCCACCTGCCGCGCGATCCGCACTGCGGACGCCAAGCTCATCGTTTATCCGAACCGCCCCGAGTGGAACGAGGTCTATGACCTGGCAAACGATCCCTACGAGCTCAACCGACTCCCCGCAGATGGAGCGCTCGGCACCCGCCTCCAGGCCGAGTTGCAAAAGCGGATGGATGCCGTCGGTTTCAGCCAATGA